The following coding sequences are from one Plectropomus leopardus isolate mb chromosome 10, YSFRI_Pleo_2.0, whole genome shotgun sequence window:
- the gabpa gene encoding GA-binding protein alpha chain gives MSKSETEEMIEIEIDEREKQACLEEGVEEQTITASDLIQQDIDINEPIGNLKKLLEPRIQISLDPYEICLQDIQLHPDHSLFDQGVKTDGTVQLSLQIITKPGEEKLNILEIVKPVETVEVVIDPDAAGEEGALVEEGQLIAVERSGLSDETSEQVTRWAAALEGYRKEQVRLGIPYDPVLWSADQVIHWAVWVMKEFNIDEMEIGSIHIPGRDLCGFSQEEFLQKVPNGEILWSHLELLRKYVLASQDQSGGDATVTIDQPVQIIPAQVSTPTAIKVLKQSRGPRAPRISGGEERSSPGNRTGNNGQIQLWQFLLELLTDKDARDCISWVGEDGEFKLNQPELVAQKWGQRKNKPTMNYEKLSRALRYYYDGDMISKVQGKRFVYKFVCDLRTLIGYSAAELNNLVTECEQKKLARMQMHGIGQPITTVTLATTTLDKDS, from the exons ATGTCTAAAAGTGAAACAGAAGAGATGATAGAGATCGAGATCGATGAACGGGAGAAACAGGCGTGCCTGGAGGAAGG AGTTGAGGAGCAGACCATCACGGCATCAGATTTGATTCAACAAGATATTGACATCAACGAGCCTATTGGCAATTTGAAGAAGCTCTTGGAGCCTCGTATCCAAATTTCACTGGATCCATATGAGATCTGCTTGCAGGACATTCAG CTTCACCCTGACCACAGCCTCTTCGATCAGGGAGTGAAGACAGACGGCACCGTGCAGCTCAGCCTGCAGATTATTACCAAACCAG GTGAGGAGAAGttgaacattttggaaattgtGAAGCCGGTAGAAACAGTCGAGGTGGTGATTGATCCAGATGCAGCCGGAGAGGAAGGAGCTCTGGTGGAGGAGGGTCAGCTCATCGCTGTGGAGCGATCTGGCCTCTCTGATGAGACCTCGGAGCAGGTCACACGCTGGGCAGCAGCACTCGAAGGCTACCGCAAAGAGCAGGTTCGCCTGGGCATACCTTACG atCCGGTGCTCTGGTCAGCTGACCAGGTGATCCACTGGGCCGTGTGGGTGATGAAGGAGTTTAACATCGATGAGATGGAAATTGGCAGCATTCACATCCCAGGCCGAGATCTCTGTGGATTCAGCCAGGAGGAGTTTCTTCAGAAAGTTCCCAATGGAGAGATACTCTGGAGTCACCTGGAGCTCCTGCGCAAAT ATGTGTTGGCGAGTCAGGACCAGTCTGGAGGCGACGCTACTGTCACCATCGACCAAC CTGTGCAGATAATTCCCGCTCAAGTGAGCACACCCACTGCCATAAAGGTATTGAAACAGAGCCGTGGCCCTAGAGCTCCCCGAATTTCAGGAGGAGAGGAACGCAGCTCGCCTGGCAACCGCACAG GTAACAACGGTCAGATCCAGTTGTGGCAGttcctgctggagctgctgacaGACAAGGACGCACGTGACTGCATCTCCTGGGTGGGCGAGGATGGAGAGTTCAAACTCAACCAGCCAGAGCTTGTAGCACAGAAATGGGGCCAACGCAAGAACAAGCCAACGATGAACTATGAGAAACTCAGCAGAGCCCTCAG GTATTACTACGACGGGGACATGATTAGCAAGGTGCAGGGCAAGCGTTTCGTCTACAAGTTTGTGTGCGACCTGAGAACTCTGATCGGCTACAGCGCCGCTGAGCTCAACAACCTGGTGACCGAGTGTGAACAGAAGAAACTGGCCCGCATGCAGATGCACGGGATCGGTCAGCCCATCACCACAGTGACGCTGGCCACCACGACACTAGACAAAGACAGTTGA